The Coffea arabica cultivar ET-39 chromosome 3c, Coffea Arabica ET-39 HiFi, whole genome shotgun sequence genome contains a region encoding:
- the LOC113735880 gene encoding L-type lectin-domain containing receptor kinase IV.1-like: MSFRLVTAILACFLVPVAVCAAASDDVGFIYQGFQSSNLSLYGLAKITNNGLLQITNNTKLQTAYAFYPNPINFKKTSNSSAFSFSTQFVFAMVPDVPGATSPGMAFVIAPTRVLARGPSTKFLGLFDETTNGSPKNHVFSVELDTFQEQEFGDINDNHVGIDINSVKSKVSQPASYQANNKNSFDNLTLSSGQQMQLWVEYDGVDRRINVTLAPIVAAKPNTPLLSLSYDLSPILLQTMYVGFSSSTSPIELGIVHFILGWSFKMNGDAQALDLSRLPKLPRFGHKKVSKFFTVGLPLLSLLFLLIVAFGAAYYLRRKWKYAEVLEEWEHAYGPHRFTYKDLYIATKGFTEKELLGEGGFGRVYKGVLPTNRVEVAVKKVSHQARQGIREFIAEIVSLGRLRHRNLVPLLGYCRRKRELLLVYEFMSKGSLDRFLFNQPKRTLNWSERFRVIRGVASGLLYLHEEWEQVVIHRDVKSSNVLLDDELNGRLGDFGLARLYDHGTLPQTTHVAGSLGYLAPEYSRTGRATTRTDVYAFGAFLLEVACGRRPIKHRAVPEENIILVDLVFSCWKAGNILQAVDQKLGTEYVKEEADLVLKLGLLCSHSEPEIRPSMRQVLLYLEGSVALPDLSVLAMGVSAVGLGFGHPAGFEDIKSSFATSTDKSFSYTVEDSILSGGR; this comes from the coding sequence ATGTCATTCAGACTTGTAACAGCAATATTAGCCTGTTTTCTAGTTCCCGTCGCAGTTTGTGCAGCAGCTTCTGACGACGTTGGGTTCATCTATCAAGGATTTCAGTCATCAAATCTAAGCCTGTATGGATTAGCCAAAATCACCAACAACGGCCTCCTTCAGATAACCAACAACACCAAATTACAAACGGCTTATGCCTTCTATCCTAATCCCAtcaatttcaagaaaacatcTAATAGTTCAGCTTTCTCCTTTTCCACCCAATTTGTGTTTGCTATGGTACCTGATGTCCCAGGCGCGACTAGTCCGGGAATGGCTTTCGTGATTGCACCAACAAGAGTCCTTGCACGAGGGCCTTCCACTAAGTTCCTCGGCCTCTTCGATGAAACCACCAATGGAAGTccaaaaaatcatgttttttctGTGGAGCTTGACACCTTCCAAGAACAAGAATTTGGAGATATCAATGACAACCATGTCGGTATTGATATTAACTCTGTGAAGTCCAAGGTATCCCAACCAGCAAGTTATCAAGCTAATAACAAGAATTCATTTGACAACTTAACTCTTAGCAGCGGTCAACAGATGCAACTTTGGGTGGAATACGATGGGGTGGATAGGAGAATCAATGTTACATTGGCTCCAATAGTGGCTGCTAAACCAAATACTCCTCTTTTGTCTTTGTCATATGATCTTTCGCCAATTTTACTGCAAACCATGTATGTTGGATTTTCTTCATCTACTAGTCCAATCGAATTAGGGATAGTGCATTTTATACTGGGATGGAGCTTCAAGATGAATGGGGATGCACAAGCGCTTGATCTCTCTCGGCTCCCCAAGCTACCACGGTTTGGGCATAAGAAAGTGTCTAAATTTTTCACCGTGGGATTGCCCCTCCTCTCCTTACTTTTTCTGTTGATTGTAGCTTTTGGGGCAGCTTATTATTTAAGGAGGAAGTGGAAGTATGCAGAAGTGCTGGAAGAATGGGAGCATGCCTATGGACCTCACAGGTTCACGTATAAAGATTTATACATTGCCACCAAGGGGTTTACAGAAAAAGAGCTGTTGGGGGAAGGCGGATTCGGCAGGGTCTACAAAGGTGTTTTGCCAACAAACAGGGTCGAGGTTGCCGTCAAGAAGGTCTCCCATCAAGCAAGACAGGGAATCAGAGAATTTATTGCAGAAATCGTCAGTCTTGGACGCTTGCGCCATAGAAATTTAGTACCGCTCCTGGGCTATTGTCGGCGTAAAAGAGAGTTACTTTTGGTATATGAATTCATGTCCAAGGGTAGTCTAGACAGGTTTCTGTTCAACCAACCAAAGCGTACCCTCAACTGGAGCGAAAGATTTCGAGTCATCAGAGGTGTGGCGTCAGGATTACTCTATCTACACGAAGAATGGGAGCAAGTTGTGATCCACCGAGATGTAAAATCCAGTAATGTATTGTTAGATGATGAACTGAATGGAAGATTGGGAGATTTCGGCCTAGCAAGGCTATACGATCATGGAACTCTACCTCAAACCACCCATGTAGCGGGATCTCTTGGCTACCTTGCCCCTGAGTATAGTAGGACAGGGAGGGCCACAACAAGGACAGATGTATATGCTTTTGGGGCCTTTTTGCTAGAGGTTGCCTGTGGAAGAAGGCCAATAAAACACCGAGCAGTACCAGAAGAGAATATCATTCTAGTTGATTTGGTATTTTCGTGCTGGAAAGCAGGTAATATTCTCCAGGCGGTTGATCAAAAGCTGGGTACTGAGTATGTGAAAGAGGAAGCAGACTTGGTGTTGAAACTAGGCTTGTTATGCTCTCATTCAGAACCAGAGATTAGGCCAAGTATGAGGCAAGTTCTGTTGTACTTGGAAGGATCAGTTGCCTTGCCAGATTTATCAGTACTGGCCATGGGCGTTTCTGCTGTTGGTCTTGGCTTCGGCCATCCTGCTGGCTTTGAAGATATTAAATCGTCATTTGCAACTTCCACGGACAAATCTTTCTCATATACTGTAGAAGACTCAATTCTCTCTGGTGGTCGGTAA